Proteins encoded together in one Microbacterium oxydans window:
- a CDS encoding carboxylesterase/lipase family protein, producing MTDTDFDTTADFVEVATAAGTVRGRWRPTTGGRGNPRSAAFLGIPFAEAPVGPLRFQAPVPKAPWTGVRDALEFAATAQRGDPGVTLIPEPSVEGDSTLNVNVFTPDPVRAEQGTGLPVLVWIHGGGYFAGSPASPWYDGRNFNRDGVVTVSLSYRLGFDGFGWIEDAPSNRGVRDWLLALEWVQQNIAEFGGDPSRVTIAGQSAGGGAVLTLLGMEKAQHLFHGVHAISGALADVSPARAEAFGRGLAAAAGVSPTVAGFFSLTEERILELQKKATELGPNSLGSVVEDGLPLGPAVDGDLLPRPTRESLSAGVGADKPLVLGATDDEFTMVFSGSEKKLRWVPRSLLLNKLGLPKSVRKAYLAANADIAGLGNARVGGRLLTDRMFRSALLKVVADRGTAPTWLYRFSWPSGHFGFAEHCLDVPFFFDCLDGPSIEPLAGANPPQELADEVHGAAVAFIAGGDPGWPRHQGAKGIARVYDVPTRDVADAYASVRPLLGSVS from the coding sequence ATGACCGATACCGACTTCGACACGACCGCCGACTTCGTCGAGGTGGCCACCGCCGCCGGAACCGTGCGCGGCCGCTGGCGTCCGACCACGGGAGGGCGAGGGAATCCGCGGTCGGCGGCCTTCCTCGGCATCCCGTTCGCCGAGGCTCCGGTCGGCCCGCTGCGCTTCCAGGCTCCCGTGCCGAAGGCGCCGTGGACGGGAGTGCGCGACGCGCTCGAGTTCGCCGCCACGGCGCAGCGCGGAGACCCCGGCGTGACGCTCATCCCCGAGCCGAGCGTCGAGGGCGACTCCACGCTCAACGTGAACGTCTTCACGCCGGACCCCGTCCGCGCCGAGCAGGGGACCGGTCTCCCGGTGCTCGTCTGGATCCACGGCGGCGGGTACTTCGCCGGCTCTCCGGCGAGCCCCTGGTACGACGGCCGCAACTTCAACCGCGACGGTGTCGTGACCGTGTCGCTCTCGTACCGCCTGGGCTTCGACGGCTTCGGATGGATCGAGGATGCTCCCTCCAACCGCGGCGTGCGCGACTGGCTGCTGGCGCTGGAGTGGGTGCAGCAGAACATCGCCGAGTTCGGCGGCGACCCCTCGCGGGTCACGATCGCCGGGCAGTCCGCCGGCGGTGGTGCCGTGCTGACCCTGCTCGGCATGGAGAAGGCGCAGCACCTGTTCCACGGTGTCCATGCGATCTCGGGCGCCCTCGCCGATGTGTCCCCCGCACGGGCCGAGGCGTTCGGGCGCGGACTCGCCGCCGCGGCGGGGGTCTCGCCGACCGTCGCCGGGTTCTTCTCCCTGACGGAGGAGCGCATCCTCGAGCTGCAGAAGAAGGCGACCGAGCTCGGGCCGAACTCCCTCGGGAGCGTCGTCGAAGACGGTCTTCCCCTGGGCCCGGCGGTCGACGGCGACCTGCTGCCGCGTCCCACGCGGGAGTCGCTCTCCGCCGGAGTCGGGGCCGACAAGCCGCTCGTCCTCGGGGCGACCGACGACGAGTTCACGATGGTGTTCTCGGGCTCCGAGAAGAAGCTGCGCTGGGTGCCGCGGTCGCTCCTGCTGAACAAGCTCGGGTTGCCGAAGAGCGTGCGGAAGGCGTATCTCGCCGCGAACGCCGACATCGCCGGGCTGGGCAACGCCAGGGTCGGCGGTCGACTGCTGACCGACCGGATGTTCCGCTCCGCGCTGCTGAAGGTCGTGGCCGACCGCGGCACCGCGCCCACCTGGCTGTACCGGTTCTCGTGGCCGTCCGGGCACTTCGGCTTCGCCGAGCACTGCCTCGACGTGCCGTTCTTCTTCGACTGCCTCGACGGACCGTCGATCGAGCCGCTCGCGGGCGCGAACCCGCCGCAGGAGCTGGCCGACGAGGTGCACGGCGCCGCGGTCGCTTTCATCGCCGGGGGCGACCCCGGCTGGCCGCGCCATCAGGGGGCGAAGGGCATCGCGCGGGTCTACGACGTGCCGACGCGTGACGTCGCCGACGCCTACGCGTCCGTGCGCCCGCTGCTGGGATCTGTGTCGTGA
- a CDS encoding phosphatase PAP2 family protein: protein MTTAFADGNETRPVAVLRPRWMLWTAVGLLAVFAALAVGVVVAPEAPWSQGLDDLWRSGIGVGPESTLPGFAVAQMFQHLGQLPGAVLMMLLLPLALVLIGRWRSALFVLAVQLAGPGLLSQLTKNLVDRPRPAEGTATGLFGPLVQVDHGSFPSGHSVSMAALVLTVLALIPASAVWVRRIWIVLGVLLAVGMVWQRTLINAHWFTDTCAGLIGGAAVALLLWWAFLPWLRRDQERRVWFLRTRARQAT from the coding sequence GTGACCACGGCGTTCGCGGACGGGAACGAGACCCGGCCGGTGGCTGTGCTGCGCCCTCGATGGATGCTGTGGACCGCGGTGGGGCTGCTCGCGGTGTTCGCGGCTCTCGCCGTCGGCGTGGTGGTCGCCCCGGAGGCGCCGTGGTCGCAGGGGCTCGACGATCTGTGGCGCAGCGGCATCGGCGTGGGGCCCGAGTCGACGCTCCCCGGCTTCGCGGTAGCGCAGATGTTCCAGCACCTCGGGCAGCTGCCCGGTGCGGTGCTCATGATGCTCCTGCTCCCGCTCGCGCTGGTGCTGATCGGGCGCTGGCGCTCCGCGCTGTTCGTGCTCGCCGTGCAGCTCGCCGGTCCCGGACTCCTGTCGCAGCTCACGAAGAACCTCGTCGACCGGCCGCGTCCGGCCGAGGGCACGGCGACGGGGCTCTTCGGGCCGCTCGTGCAGGTCGATCACGGGTCCTTCCCGTCCGGCCACTCGGTGAGCATGGCGGCGCTCGTCCTCACGGTGCTCGCGCTCATCCCGGCCTCCGCGGTCTGGGTGCGCAGGATCTGGATCGTGCTCGGCGTGCTCCTCGCGGTCGGCATGGTGTGGCAGCGCACGCTCATCAACGCGCACTGGTTCACCGACACGTGTGCGGGGCTGATCGGCGGGGCCGCGGTGGCGCTGCTGCTGTGGTGGGCGTTCCTGCCGTGGTTGCGACGCGATCAGGAGCGCCGGGTGTGGTTCCTGCGGACCCGTGCGCGTCAGGCGACGTAG
- a CDS encoding NAD(P)/FAD-dependent oxidoreductase — translation MGTTVFERRQPPQSVIDDSLRGTALRVFWLDDVDRPTHPPLNGTVRADLAIVGGGYAGLWTAVRAKERDPERRVVLLEASRIAWAASGRNGGFCESSLTHGHENGVNRWPEEIDHLEELGHANLDGIEETVARYGMDAEFERTGQLAVAVEPHQVEWYRDEPGFLDQEAVQAEVHSETFLAGDWDREGCAMVHPAKLGLELARVAADLGVEIHEHSLVRGIEGDGSGPITLVTANGRVIADAVALGTNVFPSLLKRNRLMTVPVYDYVLMTEPLSDEQLASIGWSNRQGLADSANQFHYYRLTGDNRILFGGYDAIYHFGGKVRAEYEDRIESHRKLASHFFTTFPQLEGLRFTHRWAGAIDSSSRFCAFFGTARKGRVAYATGFTGLGVGAARFAADVMLDKLSGEETERTELRMVREKPIPFPPEPAASIGVNLVRAAMNRADHNEGRRNLFLKTLDAVGMGFDS, via the coding sequence ATGGGCACCACCGTCTTCGAACGCCGGCAGCCGCCGCAGTCCGTCATCGACGATTCGCTGCGGGGCACCGCGCTCCGCGTGTTCTGGCTCGACGACGTCGATCGGCCGACGCACCCGCCCCTGAACGGCACCGTGCGCGCCGACCTCGCCATCGTCGGCGGCGGATACGCCGGCCTCTGGACAGCCGTGCGCGCCAAGGAGCGCGACCCGGAGCGTCGCGTCGTGCTGCTGGAGGCCTCGCGCATCGCCTGGGCGGCATCCGGCCGCAACGGCGGCTTCTGCGAGTCGAGCCTCACGCACGGACACGAGAACGGCGTGAACCGGTGGCCGGAGGAGATCGATCACCTCGAGGAGCTCGGCCACGCGAACCTCGACGGCATCGAGGAGACCGTCGCACGCTACGGCATGGATGCGGAGTTCGAGCGCACGGGCCAGCTGGCTGTGGCCGTCGAGCCGCACCAGGTGGAGTGGTACCGCGACGAGCCGGGCTTCCTCGACCAGGAGGCGGTGCAGGCCGAGGTTCATTCGGAGACGTTCCTCGCGGGCGACTGGGACCGCGAGGGCTGCGCGATGGTGCACCCCGCCAAGCTCGGCCTGGAACTCGCCCGCGTGGCCGCCGACCTGGGCGTCGAGATCCACGAGCACAGCCTGGTCCGCGGCATCGAGGGTGACGGGTCCGGTCCGATCACGCTGGTCACCGCCAACGGCCGAGTGATCGCGGATGCCGTGGCCCTCGGCACGAACGTGTTCCCGTCGCTCCTCAAGCGCAACCGCCTGATGACGGTGCCGGTGTACGACTACGTGCTGATGACCGAGCCGCTCTCGGACGAGCAGCTGGCATCGATCGGCTGGTCGAACCGTCAGGGCCTCGCCGACAGCGCGAACCAGTTCCACTACTACCGACTCACCGGCGACAACCGCATCCTGTTCGGCGGCTACGACGCGATCTACCACTTCGGCGGCAAGGTGCGTGCGGAGTACGAGGACCGCATCGAGAGCCACCGCAAGCTCGCCTCCCACTTCTTCACGACGTTCCCGCAGCTGGAGGGCCTGCGCTTCACGCACCGCTGGGCCGGGGCGATCGACTCGTCCAGCCGCTTCTGCGCGTTCTTCGGCACCGCGCGCAAGGGGCGCGTGGCCTATGCGACGGGGTTCACCGGACTGGGCGTGGGGGCTGCGCGCTTCGCGGCCGACGTCATGCTGGACAAGCTGTCCGGCGAGGAGACCGAGCGCACCGAGCTGCGGATGGTGCGCGAGAAGCCGATCCCGTTCCCGCCCGAGCCCGCGGCCTCGATCGGCGTCAACCTCGTGCGCGCGGCCATGAACCGGGCCGACCACAACGAGGGCAGGCGCAACCTCTTCCTCAAGACGCTCGACGCCGTCGGCATGGGCTTCGACTCGTGA
- a CDS encoding Lrp/AsnC family transcriptional regulator, translating to MSTKSPQPALDDISKRIVELLQEDGRRPYAEIAREVGLSEAAARQRVQRMTEAGIIQIVAVTDPMQLGFHRMSMIGIRVSGDPRAIAEELTTIPELAYVVVTLGTFDILVEAVCESDEHLIDLIATRIRTIPGVAHTESLLYAGLYKDLYNWGTR from the coding sequence ATGAGCACGAAATCTCCGCAGCCTGCCCTGGATGACATCTCGAAGCGGATCGTCGAGCTCCTGCAGGAAGACGGTCGTCGCCCCTATGCCGAGATCGCCCGCGAGGTCGGGCTCAGCGAAGCCGCGGCCCGCCAGCGCGTGCAGCGGATGACGGAAGCGGGCATCATCCAGATCGTCGCGGTCACCGATCCGATGCAGCTCGGCTTCCACCGCATGTCGATGATCGGCATCCGCGTCTCCGGCGATCCGCGGGCGATCGCCGAGGAGCTCACCACGATCCCCGAGCTGGCCTACGTCGTCGTCACCCTCGGCACCTTCGACATCCTCGTCGAGGCCGTGTGCGAGAGCGACGAGCACCTGATCGACCTCATCGCCACGCGCATCCGGACCATCCCCGGCGTCGCGCACACCGAGAGCCTGCTCTACGCGGGGCTCTACAAAGACCTCTACAACTGGGGAACGCGCTGA
- a CDS encoding cupin domain-containing protein gives MIGLAAGAGVDAGALVLAHEPLPADEVLAGAPTTAVHELATLGGIEVGIWEMTPGTATDTEADEVFVVLSGRATIAFASSGLPDLEVGPGSVVRLAEGMRTTWTVTETLRKVYVA, from the coding sequence GTGATCGGCCTCGCCGCGGGGGCCGGAGTGGATGCCGGCGCGCTCGTCCTCGCACACGAGCCGCTGCCGGCGGACGAGGTGCTCGCCGGCGCGCCCACGACCGCCGTGCACGAGCTGGCGACGCTCGGCGGCATCGAGGTGGGCATCTGGGAGATGACGCCCGGCACCGCGACCGACACCGAGGCCGACGAGGTGTTCGTCGTGCTGTCCGGCCGCGCCACGATCGCGTTCGCCTCGTCCGGCCTGCCCGACCTCGAGGTCGGCCCCGGCTCGGTGGTGCGCCTCGCCGAGGGCATGCGCACCACCTGGACCGTCACCGAGACCCTGCGGAAGGTCTACGTCGCCTGA